In Gemmata obscuriglobus, a single genomic region encodes these proteins:
- a CDS encoding SET domain-containing protein-lysine N-methyltransferase, with protein MSSVSSGSALYIRKVRGMGRGVFAGRDYHRGEVIEVCPVIPLPDPAPTDPGRVLERYVFWWGENGRAIALGYGSLYNHSASPNARFTPRESRTDIVIRAMRDITAGEQIMIDYGWDEADFAALLSPPPG; from the coding sequence ATGAGTTCCGTTAGCTCCGGCTCCGCGCTGTACATTCGCAAGGTTCGCGGCATGGGTCGCGGGGTGTTCGCCGGGCGCGATTACCACCGCGGCGAAGTGATCGAAGTGTGCCCGGTGATCCCGCTGCCGGACCCGGCGCCGACGGACCCCGGGCGGGTGCTGGAGCGGTACGTGTTCTGGTGGGGCGAGAACGGCCGGGCCATCGCGCTCGGCTACGGGTCGCTGTACAACCACTCGGCGAGCCCGAACGCCCGCTTCACGCCCCGGGAGTCGCGGACCGACATCGTGATCCGGGCCATGCGCGACATCACCGCGGGCGAGCAGATCATGATCGATTACGGGTGGGACGAGGCCGACTTCGCCGCCCTCCTGAGCCCGCCGCCCGGCTGA
- a CDS encoding OsmC family protein: MKTQGSAVWQGGLKDGRGAISTKSGALSAYPYGFAARFEGKPGTNPEELIGAAHAGCFTMALSLILGEAGLTAERMETTAEVTLDKQPDGFAITAVHLTLKAKIPGADQAKFEELTGKAKAGCPVSKVLNAKITLDATLES, translated from the coding sequence ATGAAGACCCAAGGTTCGGCGGTGTGGCAGGGCGGGCTGAAGGACGGGCGCGGCGCCATCTCCACCAAGAGCGGCGCGCTGAGCGCCTACCCCTACGGGTTCGCCGCGCGGTTCGAGGGCAAGCCGGGCACCAACCCCGAGGAGCTGATCGGCGCCGCACACGCCGGGTGCTTCACCATGGCCCTGTCGCTCATCCTGGGCGAGGCCGGGCTCACCGCCGAGCGCATGGAGACCACCGCCGAGGTGACGCTCGACAAGCAGCCCGACGGGTTCGCGATCACCGCGGTCCACCTCACCCTGAAGGCGAAGATCCCCGGTGCGGATCAGGCGAAGTTCGAGGAGCTGACCGGCAAGGCGAAGGCCGGGTGCCCGGTGTCCAAGGTGCTGAACGCCAAGATCACCCTCGACGCCACCCTCGAAAGCTGA
- a CDS encoding glycosyltransferase family 4 protein: MSVRPPTDPRPGARVAFITHYTELYGANLSLLNLIEGLSGHGVRAHVICPESGDLLGALERGGVPVAVLPFEWWVSTDRTADGVARRALRNVRRLRAVAAQLREWGTDLVYSNSSVFAIGAMAAAELDLPHVWHLREFGDRDYDLWPDLGPSLSRLVFRTADATVFVSHALKQAFLGNRKVRNSHVIYNGVGNEATFAERRRAADALRGRRQPFTFVLVGRFRESKGQAIAIRAFARLAERFPDTRLLLVGGSGATGDQAYFDECRALPARLGVADRVEFWGYIPDPERAFLAADAALMCSRNEAMGRVTAEAMSVCRPVIGYDSGGTSELIAPDRTGFLYKGGPDALAGCMARYVADPALARAHGEAGWELARSRHTTEGYAAQIHAVIAGVLGRG, encoded by the coding sequence ATGTCCGTCCGTCCGCCGACCGACCCGCGCCCCGGCGCGCGGGTCGCGTTCATCACGCACTACACCGAGCTGTACGGGGCCAACCTGTCCCTGCTGAACCTCATTGAGGGGCTGAGCGGGCACGGGGTGCGCGCGCACGTGATCTGCCCCGAATCCGGCGATCTGCTCGGCGCTCTGGAGCGGGGCGGGGTGCCGGTCGCGGTGCTGCCGTTCGAGTGGTGGGTCTCGACCGACCGCACGGCCGACGGGGTCGCGCGGCGGGCGCTCCGAAACGTCCGCCGCTTGCGGGCCGTCGCCGCGCAACTCCGTGAGTGGGGGACGGACCTCGTCTACTCGAACTCGTCGGTGTTCGCGATCGGGGCTATGGCCGCGGCCGAACTCGACCTGCCGCACGTGTGGCACCTGCGCGAGTTCGGCGACCGTGATTACGACCTGTGGCCGGACCTCGGCCCCAGCCTGTCGCGGCTCGTGTTCCGCACCGCGGACGCCACCGTGTTCGTGTCGCACGCTTTGAAGCAAGCCTTCCTGGGCAACCGGAAGGTGCGGAACTCGCACGTCATTTACAACGGGGTCGGGAACGAGGCCACGTTCGCCGAGCGGCGCCGGGCGGCCGACGCGCTCCGCGGGCGCCGGCAGCCGTTCACCTTCGTGCTGGTGGGCCGGTTCCGCGAGAGCAAGGGGCAGGCGATCGCGATCCGGGCGTTCGCCCGCCTCGCCGAGCGGTTCCCCGACACGCGCCTGCTGCTCGTGGGCGGGTCGGGCGCGACCGGGGACCAGGCGTACTTCGACGAGTGCCGCGCGCTCCCCGCGCGGCTCGGCGTCGCGGACCGGGTGGAGTTCTGGGGCTACATCCCGGACCCGGAGCGGGCGTTCCTGGCCGCGGACGCGGCGCTCATGTGCTCGCGGAACGAGGCGATGGGTCGGGTGACCGCGGAGGCGATGTCGGTGTGCCGCCCGGTGATCGGGTACGACAGCGGCGGCACCAGCGAGTTGATCGCGCCGGACCGCACCGGCTTCCTCTACAAGGGCGGCCCCGACGCGCTCGCCGGGTGCATGGCGCGTTACGTCGCCGACCCCGCACTGGCCCGGGCACACGGCGAAGCGGGCTGGGAGTTGGCCCGCTCGCGCCACACCACCGAGGGGTACGCGGCTCAGATCCACGCGGTCATCGCCGGGGTGCTGGGGCGGGGGTGA
- a CDS encoding RNA polymerase sigma factor — protein sequence MINAHAGPLASRLRGVVVGRDGGEPSDDELLGRYVRSGDAEAFAHLVRRHGAMVWGVCRRLLSDYHAAEDAFQATFLVLVARASAVAPRDRVANWLHGVAYNTALKARAREARRRTRERLSAAPAEPMAPPVPDSSDLRPALDRELSGLPARYREAILLCDLEGRTHAEAARQLGCPEGTIAARLSRGRAMLAGRLSRRGITLSVAALAIELAAGTAAGAIPPRLIRRTVDTAELVAAGGALPPHVASLTHGGFKAMLLEKWKVALVGSALLVALAVAGAAEHTGPPVVSRAGAGRIAARPAPVRVAPPREEQLLVTSFHAADGVAEVFKPDGTPARRLSMGELGHVWRPRYSPDGTRLAVTKVGPFVPNSGPWASIDLHVFDPASKDGPGEPLISGMRCMFFAWHPDGTKLYVSHLPPDVKDVAADKPAPVATWVYDLKTKKKAPLELPAGYGIVDVSRDGKTLLAVTMTLNDVYPSRTYLIPVATLKPQLLTEKRFDGQRLSPDGKSVLGVRVEKDLVPLTRSLTVVAVADGSERAVKLPAGADRVYQACWSPNGRRIAFHWCEEVPVEPNQVLGVEGGKGWADRVTVADPDGGNPKTILTSDGKRSVSGLDWK from the coding sequence ATGATAAACGCTCACGCCGGTCCACTCGCCAGCCGGCTCCGCGGGGTTGTCGTGGGCCGGGACGGCGGCGAACCGTCCGACGACGAGTTGCTCGGGCGCTACGTTCGGTCCGGCGATGCGGAGGCGTTTGCACATCTGGTTCGCCGGCACGGGGCGATGGTGTGGGGCGTCTGCCGCCGACTGCTGTCCGACTATCACGCCGCTGAAGATGCCTTCCAGGCCACGTTCCTGGTCCTCGTCGCGCGGGCGAGCGCCGTCGCGCCCCGGGACCGGGTGGCGAACTGGCTGCACGGGGTCGCTTACAACACCGCGCTCAAGGCCCGCGCGCGGGAGGCCCGGCGGCGCACGCGCGAGCGGCTCTCGGCGGCGCCCGCGGAACCGATGGCGCCGCCGGTGCCCGATTCGTCCGACCTCCGACCGGCCCTTGATCGCGAGTTAAGCGGTCTGCCGGCCCGGTACCGGGAAGCGATCCTCCTGTGCGACCTTGAGGGCCGAACACACGCCGAGGCCGCCAGGCAGTTGGGGTGCCCGGAGGGCACGATCGCCGCCCGGTTGAGCCGGGGGCGGGCGATGCTCGCCGGCCGGCTGTCCCGCCGCGGCATCACACTGTCCGTCGCGGCACTTGCGATCGAACTGGCCGCCGGTACGGCCGCCGGGGCCATACCCCCGCGGCTGATCCGGCGGACCGTTGACACGGCCGAACTGGTCGCGGCGGGCGGGGCGCTACCCCCACACGTCGCCTCGCTCACACACGGGGGATTCAAAGCCATGCTGCTGGAGAAATGGAAGGTTGCGTTGGTCGGAAGCGCCCTGCTGGTGGCGCTGGCCGTCGCCGGAGCGGCCGAACACACCGGCCCGCCGGTCGTCTCCCGTGCGGGCGCCGGCCGGATCGCGGCGCGCCCGGCGCCGGTCCGCGTCGCGCCGCCACGCGAGGAGCAACTGCTCGTCACCTCGTTCCACGCTGCTGATGGCGTGGCCGAGGTGTTCAAACCCGATGGCACCCCGGCTCGTCGGCTGTCGATGGGGGAACTGGGGCATGTGTGGCGTCCCCGGTACTCGCCGGACGGCACCCGCCTCGCGGTTACCAAGGTGGGGCCGTTCGTTCCGAACTCCGGTCCGTGGGCCTCGATCGACCTGCACGTTTTCGACCCCGCCAGCAAGGACGGGCCGGGTGAGCCACTGATTTCCGGCATGCGGTGCATGTTCTTCGCGTGGCACCCGGACGGGACGAAGCTGTACGTGTCGCACCTGCCCCCCGACGTGAAGGACGTGGCGGCGGACAAGCCGGCGCCGGTCGCGACGTGGGTGTACGACCTGAAGACGAAGAAGAAGGCCCCGCTGGAGTTACCGGCCGGGTACGGGATCGTCGACGTCTCGCGCGACGGGAAAACCCTGCTGGCGGTTACCATGACGCTCAATGATGTCTACCCGAGCCGGACGTACCTGATACCGGTCGCGACCCTGAAGCCGCAACTGCTCACCGAGAAGCGGTTCGATGGGCAGCGGCTTTCGCCGGATGGGAAGTCGGTGCTGGGGGTTCGGGTCGAAAAGGACTTGGTCCCATTGACACGGTCGCTGACGGTGGTGGCGGTGGCCGATGGGTCCGAGCGGGCGGTCAAACTGCCCGCCGGCGCGGACAGGGTGTATCAGGCGTGTTGGTCCCCGAACGGCCGGCGGATCGCGTTCCACTGGTGCGAGGAGGTGCCTGTGGAACCGAACCAGGTGTTGGGCGTAGAAGGGGGAAAAGGGTGGGCCGATCGGGTGACGGTGGCCGATCCCGACGGGGGGAACCCGAAGACGATACTGACCTCGGACGGTAAACGAAGTGTTTCCGGGCTGGACTGGAAGTAA
- a CDS encoding glycosyltransferase family 2 protein, with the protein MGLLSVVVPVKDERDNVRPMFDRVRAALDGAGTGPWELVFVDDGSADDTFALLEAVSRGDARVKVVRLRRNFGQSAATQAGIDAATGDVIVTMDGDLQNDPADIPLMLAKLDEGYDAVLGQRQKRQDKLLLRKVPSFVANWFIRKVLGVPFKDFGCTLRAVRREVFDGLVLYGEMHRFITALIMLQGAKVTQVPVRHHPRTAGQSKYNLTRSVRVMLDLMTVKFQGSFQTRPMHLFGGLGLLCMFAGFVSVAASVVIKYTTGPGMTQNPLFLLGAVASLIGVQFVSLGLMGEVLTRVYYESQGKRPYVVRERRNLDRGPLPSGRIAA; encoded by the coding sequence ATGGGCCTGCTGTCCGTGGTCGTGCCGGTGAAAGACGAGCGGGACAACGTGCGCCCGATGTTCGACCGCGTCCGCGCCGCGCTGGACGGCGCGGGAACCGGCCCGTGGGAGCTGGTCTTCGTGGACGACGGCAGCGCGGACGACACGTTCGCGCTGCTCGAGGCCGTGTCCCGGGGCGACGCCCGGGTGAAGGTGGTCCGGCTGCGCCGCAACTTCGGCCAGAGCGCCGCGACCCAGGCCGGGATCGACGCCGCGACCGGGGACGTGATCGTGACGATGGACGGCGACCTCCAGAACGACCCCGCCGACATCCCGCTGATGCTCGCGAAGCTGGACGAGGGGTACGACGCGGTGCTGGGCCAGCGCCAGAAGCGGCAGGACAAGCTCTTGCTGCGCAAGGTGCCGAGCTTCGTGGCCAACTGGTTCATCCGCAAGGTGCTGGGCGTGCCGTTCAAGGACTTCGGCTGCACCCTGCGGGCGGTGCGGCGCGAGGTGTTCGACGGCCTGGTGCTGTACGGCGAGATGCACCGGTTCATCACCGCGCTGATCATGCTGCAGGGCGCGAAGGTGACGCAGGTGCCGGTGCGCCACCACCCGCGCACGGCGGGCCAGTCGAAGTACAACCTGACGCGCTCGGTGCGGGTGATGCTCGACCTGATGACGGTGAAGTTCCAGGGGAGCTTCCAGACCCGCCCGATGCACCTGTTCGGCGGGCTGGGGCTGCTGTGCATGTTCGCGGGGTTCGTGAGCGTGGCGGCGAGCGTGGTGATCAAGTACACCACCGGCCCCGGAATGACCCAGAACCCGCTCTTCCTGCTGGGGGCGGTCGCGAGCCTGATCGGGGTGCAGTTCGTGTCGCTCGGGCTGATGGGCGAGGTGCTCACCCGCGTGTACTACGAGAGCCAGGGCAAGCGCCCCTACGTCGTGCGCGAGCGCCGGAACCTCGACCGCGGGCCGCTCCCGTCCGGGCGCATCGCGGCGTGA
- a CDS encoding tyrosine-protein phosphatase, with protein MDAPELPPPPPPPAPARRLTRRRLLKLAGGAAALGLGAEVLRVVVRTNEHTVIPGRVYRTAQLKPEQLRELIAEKGVRTVVNLRGVCTDTAWYLGECRTTHAANVNQEDITFSAKRFPAPGEVRRLVEVLDHTAYPIVFHCQRGADRTGLASTVAVLLHTDADLATARRQLWPRYGHVAVGRTAVLDAFFDYYEAWLARRGEPHAPERFRQWVNTDYCPGPYRAELTLASGTSFPTGRGVRVAVRARNTSIEPWRFHTGRGGIRLCHTVTAADGTRMYRSYSGHFARVVAPGEAVEFACGVPPLPPGTYQFHADLIDGEPIELLDTAFVQYGSEPLAVPLTIS; from the coding sequence ATGGACGCACCCGAACTCCCCCCACCACCACCGCCGCCGGCCCCCGCGCGCCGGCTGACCCGCCGCCGGCTCCTCAAGCTCGCGGGCGGGGCCGCCGCGCTCGGCCTCGGCGCGGAGGTGCTGCGGGTCGTGGTGCGGACCAACGAGCACACTGTCATCCCGGGCCGCGTGTACCGCACCGCCCAGCTCAAGCCGGAGCAGCTCCGCGAGCTGATCGCCGAGAAGGGCGTCCGCACGGTCGTGAACCTGCGCGGCGTGTGTACCGACACCGCCTGGTACCTCGGCGAGTGCCGCACCACGCACGCGGCGAACGTGAACCAGGAGGACATCACGTTCTCCGCCAAGCGGTTCCCGGCCCCGGGGGAGGTGCGGCGCCTCGTCGAGGTGCTCGACCACACCGCGTACCCGATCGTGTTCCACTGCCAGCGCGGGGCGGACCGCACCGGGCTGGCGTCCACCGTCGCGGTGCTGCTCCACACCGACGCCGACCTCGCGACCGCCCGGCGCCAGTTGTGGCCGCGGTACGGGCACGTCGCGGTCGGCCGCACCGCCGTGCTCGACGCCTTCTTCGACTACTACGAGGCGTGGCTGGCCCGGCGCGGGGAGCCGCACGCCCCCGAGCGCTTCCGGCAGTGGGTGAACACCGACTACTGCCCGGGTCCGTACCGCGCCGAGCTGACCCTCGCCAGCGGCACCAGCTTCCCCACCGGGCGGGGCGTCCGGGTCGCCGTCCGCGCGCGGAACACCTCGATCGAGCCGTGGCGGTTCCACACCGGGCGCGGGGGCATCCGGCTGTGCCACACGGTCACCGCGGCGGACGGCACCAGAATGTACCGGTCGTACAGCGGCCACTTCGCCCGCGTCGTCGCGCCGGGCGAGGCGGTCGAGTTCGCCTGCGGGGTGCCGCCGCTCCCCCCGGGCACGTACCAGTTCCACGCGGACCTGATCGACGGCGAACCGATCGAGCTGCTCGACACCGCGTTCGTGCAGTACGGGTCCGAGCCGCTCGCGGTCCCGCTCACCATCTCCTGA
- a CDS encoding DPP IV N-terminal domain-containing protein yields MPRVFALLALLTFAHIGAAQGTKQDYERANSVGKWTAGKVTATKVAPNWTPDGQQFWYQNANKEFVLVDMVKGTREVVAEDKLPKDAKPTPPPKKKRFDAADEGGDTFVRLAQPPRRGAESPDGKWATFLKDSNVWLRDTKTKEETQLSTDGKPGDSYGTVFWAPDSQKLIAIKTKAGGDRKVTLVESSPRDQLQPKTSTLNYLKPGDPIPLSKPHLFDVAAKKEVATSDELFPNPWDTGFEHWAPDSKRFYFTYNQRGHTVMRLLAIDAESGKVTAVVNEECKTFFDYANKLFVQYLDDTNEAVWMSERDGWNHLYLIDLATGKARNITKGEWVVRGVERVDVKNREVWFRALGVHPDQDPYHVHFCRIKLDGTGLVKLTDGDGTHTVEYSPDRKHLIDTYSRVDLPPVVELRRTADGKKVCDLEKADAAELLKTGWRYPERFVAKGRDGTTDIHGYIVRPSNFDPSKKYPVIEHIYAGPHDHHVRKGFSPAPYEQRMAELGFIIVKIDGMGTNWRSKAFHDVCWKNLGDSGFPDRILWIKAAAEKYKEMDLSKGVGIFGGSAGGQSSTRAVLAFGDFYTVAVSDCGCHDNRMDKIWWNELWMSWPVGPHYAEQSNVTQAHKLKGKLLLVVGELDRNVDPASTLQVANALIRADKDFELLVVPGGGHGIAESPYGSRRRMDFFVRNLMGVEPRAR; encoded by the coding sequence ATGCCTCGCGTTTTCGCGCTCCTCGCGCTGCTCACGTTCGCCCACATCGGTGCCGCACAGGGCACCAAGCAGGACTACGAGCGCGCCAACTCCGTCGGCAAATGGACCGCCGGCAAGGTTACCGCCACGAAGGTGGCGCCCAACTGGACCCCGGACGGTCAGCAGTTCTGGTACCAGAACGCCAATAAGGAGTTCGTGCTGGTCGATATGGTCAAGGGCACGCGGGAGGTCGTCGCGGAGGACAAGCTCCCGAAAGACGCCAAGCCCACGCCCCCGCCCAAGAAGAAGCGGTTCGACGCGGCCGACGAGGGCGGCGACACGTTCGTGCGGCTCGCGCAGCCGCCCCGCCGCGGGGCCGAGTCGCCCGACGGGAAGTGGGCCACGTTCCTCAAGGACTCGAACGTCTGGCTCCGCGACACCAAGACGAAAGAGGAGACGCAGCTCAGCACCGACGGCAAGCCCGGCGACAGCTACGGAACCGTGTTCTGGGCGCCCGACTCCCAGAAGCTGATCGCCATCAAGACCAAGGCCGGCGGCGACCGCAAGGTGACGCTGGTCGAGTCGTCGCCGCGGGACCAGCTCCAGCCCAAAACCTCCACGCTCAACTACCTCAAGCCGGGCGACCCGATCCCGCTGTCCAAGCCGCACCTGTTCGACGTGGCCGCCAAGAAAGAGGTCGCCACCTCGGACGAGCTGTTCCCGAACCCGTGGGACACCGGGTTCGAGCACTGGGCGCCGGACTCGAAGCGGTTCTACTTCACGTACAACCAGCGCGGCCACACGGTCATGCGGCTGCTCGCGATCGACGCCGAGTCGGGCAAGGTCACGGCGGTGGTGAACGAGGAGTGCAAGACGTTCTTCGACTACGCCAACAAGCTCTTCGTCCAGTACCTTGACGACACCAACGAGGCCGTCTGGATGAGCGAGCGCGACGGCTGGAACCATCTGTACTTGATCGACCTCGCCACCGGGAAGGCCCGCAACATCACGAAGGGCGAGTGGGTGGTCCGCGGGGTCGAGCGGGTGGACGTGAAGAACCGCGAGGTGTGGTTCCGGGCGCTGGGGGTTCACCCCGATCAGGACCCGTACCACGTCCACTTCTGCCGGATCAAGCTCGACGGCACCGGGCTGGTGAAGCTCACCGACGGTGACGGCACCCACACGGTCGAATACTCCCCGGACCGCAAGCACCTGATCGACACCTACTCGCGTGTGGACCTGCCACCGGTGGTGGAGTTGCGCCGCACCGCGGACGGCAAGAAGGTGTGCGATCTGGAAAAGGCCGACGCCGCGGAGCTGCTCAAGACCGGCTGGCGGTACCCGGAGCGGTTCGTCGCGAAGGGCCGCGACGGCACGACCGACATCCACGGGTACATCGTGCGCCCCAGCAACTTTGACCCGAGCAAGAAGTACCCGGTCATCGAGCACATCTACGCCGGCCCGCACGACCACCACGTGCGCAAGGGGTTCAGCCCCGCGCCCTACGAGCAGCGGATGGCCGAGCTCGGGTTCATCATCGTGAAGATCGACGGCATGGGCACCAACTGGCGCAGCAAGGCGTTCCACGACGTGTGCTGGAAGAACCTCGGCGACAGCGGGTTCCCGGACCGCATCCTGTGGATCAAGGCCGCGGCGGAGAAGTACAAGGAGATGGACCTGTCGAAGGGGGTGGGCATCTTCGGCGGCTCGGCCGGGGGCCAGAGCAGCACCCGGGCGGTGCTCGCGTTCGGCGACTTCTACACCGTGGCGGTGAGCGACTGCGGGTGCCACGACAACCGCATGGACAAGATCTGGTGGAACGAGCTGTGGATGTCCTGGCCGGTCGGCCCGCATTACGCGGAGCAGTCGAACGTGACCCAGGCGCACAAGCTCAAGGGGAAGCTGCTGCTGGTGGTCGGCGAGCTGGACCGCAACGTGGACCCGGCGAGCACGCTCCAGGTGGCGAACGCGCTGATCCGGGCCGACAAGGACTTCGAGCTGCTGGTGGTGCCGGGCGGCGGGCACGGGATCGCGGAGTCGCCCTACGGCAGCCGCCGCCGGATGGACTTCTTCGTGCGCAACCTCATGGGCGTTGAACCCCGCGCGCGCTGA
- the argG gene encoding argininosuccinate synthase → MTTVADLKGQTVAFAASGGLDSCTVTKWLTESGVKVVCFTADIAQPDESNFDEVGTRMRACGAADYVAIPLHEMIAESGLEVIQFQAKYEGNYWNTTGIGRHVIVAGMIPEMRKRGATVLSHGATGRGNDQVRFQLCTNMLAPEVTVYAPWRDREFLKRFPGRSEMIDYCNGHKLPIKASKSAPYSTDANLLGLTHEAGKLEHLTTEPWFVTPGMGVLPKDAPDAPESVTVRFEQGRPVAINGTATTAFQAIQTANALGGKHAVGIATHLVENRFVGIKSRGVYEAPGMELLGTAYAYLLQLVLDRRSRELFDHLSQFVSKQIYQGYGFDLATHMARSALAPITRLATGTIKLKLYKGRAEFEAAEDVPHQLYSEANASMEAIGSFDHADSEGFLRVLQVSARALAANHQVTAPAWAAR, encoded by the coding sequence ATGACCACCGTTGCCGACCTGAAGGGCCAGACCGTTGCGTTCGCCGCGAGCGGGGGGCTCGACTCCTGCACCGTCACCAAGTGGCTCACCGAGAGCGGCGTCAAGGTCGTGTGCTTCACCGCCGACATCGCCCAGCCGGACGAGTCCAACTTCGACGAGGTCGGGACCCGGATGCGGGCCTGCGGGGCCGCGGACTACGTCGCCATCCCGCTGCACGAGATGATCGCCGAGAGCGGCCTGGAGGTGATCCAGTTCCAGGCGAAGTACGAGGGCAACTACTGGAACACCACCGGCATCGGGCGGCACGTCATCGTCGCCGGGATGATCCCCGAGATGAGGAAGCGCGGCGCCACCGTGCTGAGCCACGGGGCCACCGGCCGCGGCAACGACCAGGTGCGGTTCCAGCTCTGCACCAACATGCTGGCCCCCGAGGTCACGGTGTACGCCCCGTGGCGGGACCGCGAGTTCCTCAAGCGGTTCCCCGGCCGGTCCGAGATGATCGACTACTGTAACGGCCACAAGCTGCCCATCAAGGCGAGCAAGAGCGCGCCGTACTCCACCGACGCGAACCTGCTCGGCCTCACCCACGAGGCCGGCAAGCTCGAGCACCTCACCACCGAGCCGTGGTTCGTCACCCCGGGCATGGGCGTGCTCCCGAAGGACGCCCCGGACGCGCCCGAGAGCGTGACCGTGCGGTTCGAGCAGGGCCGCCCGGTCGCCATCAACGGCACGGCGACGACGGCGTTCCAGGCGATCCAGACGGCCAACGCGCTGGGCGGCAAGCACGCCGTCGGGATCGCGACGCACCTCGTCGAGAACCGGTTCGTCGGGATCAAGAGCCGCGGCGTGTACGAGGCGCCCGGGATGGAACTGCTCGGCACCGCCTACGCGTACCTGCTGCAACTGGTGCTGGACCGCCGCAGCCGCGAGCTGTTCGACCACCTGTCGCAGTTCGTCAGCAAGCAGATCTACCAGGGCTACGGGTTCGACCTCGCGACGCACATGGCCCGCTCGGCGCTCGCGCCGATCACGCGGCTCGCCACCGGCACCATCAAGCTGAAGCTGTACAAGGGCCGGGCCGAGTTCGAGGCGGCGGAGGACGTGCCGCACCAGTTGTACTCGGAGGCGAACGCGAGCATGGAGGCGATCGGCTCGTTCGACCACGCCGACAGCGAAGGGTTCTTGCGGGTGCTCCAGGTGAGCGCCCGCGCCCTGGCCGCCAACCACCAGGTCACCGCGCCGGCGTGGGCCGCGCGATAA
- a CDS encoding M67 family metallopeptidase, with product MPPFTTLVLPDALRAEVVAHARGEFPFECCGLLAGTIDAGAGVATARFPIRNALRSPTDYLTDARGMFDAFRAMRAGGLELLAVYHSHPASAPVPSARDLANNTYGETVVHVIVGLGGAEPEVRGWWLGESDYREAAVTGTRQDFLPQ from the coding sequence ATGCCGCCGTTCACCACCCTCGTGCTTCCCGACGCCCTGCGCGCCGAAGTGGTCGCGCACGCCCGCGGCGAGTTCCCCTTCGAGTGCTGCGGGCTGCTCGCGGGCACCATCGACGCCGGCGCCGGGGTGGCGACCGCGCGGTTCCCAATCCGGAACGCGCTGCGGAGCCCGACCGACTACCTGACGGACGCCCGCGGCATGTTCGACGCGTTCCGCGCGATGCGGGCGGGCGGTCTGGAACTGCTGGCGGTCTACCACTCGCACCCCGCGTCCGCCCCGGTGCCGAGCGCACGCGACCTCGCCAATAACACCTACGGCGAGACCGTCGTCCACGTGATTGTGGGTCTGGGCGGCGCCGAGCCGGAGGTGCGCGGCTGGTGGCTGGGCGAAAGCGACTACCGCGAAGCCGCGGTGACCGGCACCCGTCAAGATTTTCTGCCACAATAG
- a CDS encoding DUF1579 domain-containing protein, which produces MKTVRRFCAVAAVVALVAPVARAQDGPKPGPEHELLKKMEGNWDLVMKFGGMETKGTVVYKMELGGLWLTGTLESELFGSKFTGKSLDTYDATKKKYIGVWVDSMVTQPMLLEGDYDKDKKTLTLSGDGPGMDGKPTKYKSVSAYPDDNTIDFSMYIGDGKEPAFTIVYKRKK; this is translated from the coding sequence ATGAAAACGGTGCGTCGGTTCTGCGCGGTGGCGGCGGTGGTTGCGCTGGTGGCGCCGGTGGCGCGAGCCCAGGACGGCCCCAAGCCCGGCCCGGAGCACGAGTTGCTCAAGAAGATGGAAGGCAACTGGGACCTGGTGATGAAGTTCGGCGGAATGGAGACCAAGGGGACGGTGGTCTACAAGATGGAGCTGGGCGGGCTGTGGCTCACCGGAACGCTGGAGAGCGAGCTGTTCGGTTCCAAGTTCACCGGCAAGAGCCTCGACACCTACGACGCGACCAAGAAGAAGTACATCGGCGTGTGGGTGGACAGCATGGTCACGCAGCCGATGCTCCTTGAGGGCGACTACGACAAGGACAAGAAGACGCTGACGCTGAGCGGCGACGGCCCGGGCATGGATGGCAAGCCGACGAAATACAAGTCGGTGTCCGCGTACCCGGACGACAACACCATCGACTTCAGCATGTACATCGGGGACGGCAAGGAGCCGGCGTTCACGATCGTCTATAAGCGGAAGAAGTGA